CAGCCCGCAAGCATGAAAAAACAATAACGACGGATCGGCCTTTAACCTTACCTGTGAAATATGCAAATAGTGTAAATAATTGTGTAACAAATGTATTTCGGTTGAATGGTATCTTTGCCATATAATTCAAAATATGTCTCAACTAAAAATTTAGCACGATGAAAGATGCCAATGTTGGATTTTGGAATGAGCGAAAGGAGAAACTCAAGCTGGAATATCCAAATATCACCGACGACGATTTACGCTTTAGCGAAGGTAAGGAAAAAGTAATGGTGGAATTGCTTGGCTATAAACTTGGTAAATCAGAGGAAGAGGTCAGAGTAATAATAAACGACTTAAAATAGGGAGACTAGCTATTTGTATTATTGCTTATCGGGCATTGATAGCAATATTACAAGGCATTATCCTACCCTCTCTGTTTTTTTAAACATGACAATACGCCTTTTTGAAGTGTGAATTATGTAATTCTTAGCAGGATTTGTGTAACACTTATGGTCGTCAGTTGTTTTACTTTGTAATCGAGAAAACTTATATACACGCGTTACACTGCTTTTAAGAACTTGATGACTTAAACTATAACTAAAATAGAAACCATGAAGAAACAACATATTGCCTATGCCTTAAGGGTGCTTCTGGCTGGAATCAACTCCCAAAAGCATACTCTTGTAGTTGCGATTATGCTTTTTAGCGGTATGGCAATGGCCAATACTCCTCTGGCTTCGCAGAAACAAATAGGGATGTTCATTAACTCAACTACGTGTGTTGTTCTTGAGAATGGCCCCGATCCATACAACGCCTACATAAAGGATGCGGTGGAAAAGCACTGGAAATCGACACCATACGAGTTTATCGATGCAACGGAGTTCGAAAAACGTAGATTCGATTCAAAGTATTCGTTCTTAGTACTCATGAAAAATGTTTTTGGGATGGATCCCGGTGGCGTGAGTTACAATTATGTTAGCCTCGTTCTGGGCGATAAATCGCAAGACATGACTAATATGCCCGAGTTATGCAGCATACCACTTTTATACTCCGACGACGCTTCCTTAAACTATAGTTATGCCATTCCAGCAATTGTTAAGTTTGTGCAGATACATGCCAGAAATCTCGAAAAGAAACGGTTCCTTATCTCCTTGAGCGGGTTAAGCTACTACAACTCGTCGGGGTTTCAGGATAAGGAGTTGCTTATACTTAAGGATAACTTAGCGCCAGAAGCCAATTCAAGCGAGAAGATAAAAGATTCTTACCCGAATTTTGTGAAGTTGCTCTCTGCTGAAGAAATGCGGAAAGCCGTCGAGGCAAATCCAAAGAATGCCCTTTTTCTCTTACACGTTGGGCCAAGCAAGAGTATGAGTGCAGGAAAATGTTTTGAAATGATTTTTGATGTAGATGGAAATCTCTACTACTATAATTCACGTAGGATTACCAACGATGACCCAGATGGATTTAGATTGATGGATTTTCGACATATCAGATAGGTTGTTACCTATTTGTAATACCTAAATAATTCATAGCCATGAGAATTCTATTCATTGGATTTATTGCATTTGCTTGCTGGTCCGCTTTCTCAACGTATGTATATGTGTGCAAAGTAAAGGGTCTTTGCAATGAGCAGCAAACAACCATCGTGGTGGCAGAGAGCCATCACGATACCAAGGTATCTCCCCCAGATACTGTAAAGCAAGCATTAATACCCCAGGACCTGGTAGTCCACTTTGCTTTTGATAATTCAGCCTTCGAGGCAAACCAAGAAGCGAGCCAATACTTCGACGAATCAAATGCCTATATGAATCAAGATTCAATGGCAAAACTTAGCATAACAGGCTATACCGATGCTATTGGAACCGATAAGTATAACCAGGCGTTGGGTTATCGAAGAGCCCAATCCATGCAACAATATTTCGAAAGCAAGGGAATTTCGGCCAACAGAATTAGCATTGAATCGAAGGGAGAAAAGGAACCAATTACCGATAATAGCACCATTTTGGGTAGAGCCGATAACCGGAGATCTGTCGTAACCCTTAAAAAATAAAAATATGAGCAGATTTATCTTATTACTAGTACAAACACGAGGTGAGGCAACCTTAATTATACTAGCCCTATTGCTGGGTTCAGCAATCATTGGATATGTAACTGCATGGCTCTACTTCAAGTCCTTATACAAAACAGATAAAAAAAGACTTGAATCGCAATTGGAAGCGCTAAAAATCCAAAACGCCAAACTTGTGGCTGAAAACGGTGATCTAAAAAAGAGCATTAGCGACAGTAAGAGTGAGTTGGTGCAGCTTACCAAGGAGATCCACACGCTTAACATAAATAAGGCAAAAGTTGAAAATGAAAATGAGAGCCTAACGCTGAAAAATGCTAATGCAAAACAGAAGTTGCAGGATCAAGCTCTGTTGGAAATTAGCCAGCGTAAACATTTGCTGGACTACAGTAGTTTTGGCACCTCAACAAAGGAGGAACAGGATAATCTTCAAATGATTAGCGGTATAGGTCCGTTCATTGAAGAACGGCTGCATGCGGTTGATATTTACTCATTTAAGCAGATAAGTAAATTCACTCCACTGGATATTGAAAAGATAAACCTTGCCATTGAGTATTTTGCTGGTAGGATTGAACGCGACGAGTGGGTTGCACAGGCTAAGGAGTTAGTAGAGGATGAAAAGATAAGGGAAGAGGCCTTGGAGCGCATAAGAACTCGAAAGACCCGTATTTATTTTCATCGAATTGGAATTGCCCACAAAGACGAAGCGAACGACCTCACCTCTATTAGCGGCATAGGCGGATGGATTGAGGCTAAACTTAATGCTTTGGATATCTTTACTTTTCGGCAGATAGCAAATTTTAACGAAGAGGACATTGACCTTGTTACCGAAGCCATTGAATTCTTCCCAGGAAGAATTGAGCGGGATGAATGGATAGCGCAGGCGAAAGAACTAGTCAAAATCGAAGGAAAGAAGGCGAATCTTCTTAAGAAAATTCAGGAACAAAAGAATAAGATTTCCTACGACAGAATTGGACTTGCCCTTGAGCACCAAGCCAACAACTTGACTCAAATAAAGGGAATTAGCTCATGGATTGAGGAGAGGCTTAATCTGATTAACATTTACACATTTGATCAGATTAGTAAGTTAACGGCAGTTGACGCAAAATCGCTTGCTGAGGCGTTAGATATTTCTCCAAACCGAATTGAACGGGATAATTGGATTGGTCAGGCAAAGGAGTTGGCCAACGCAAAGGTTTGAACAAATGATAAGGAAAAATTGGAAGGACTGATAGTCGACTAAAAGATATCACCTGTATAGTTGCTATCATCTCCTCGTTACTCTTAAAGGGCTCGCCAATTCTGGTGAGCCCTAGTAGTATTCCTTCAGCCGTTAGGCAATATATTAGATTTAAACAGTTTAATTCGATATCCACAGATTAACCAATTCCATACTCATCGCTAAAGTTATGGAAGATAAGAAGGGCAAAAACGACTTATTCACAATATAGAGACTACCTTTAGAAAAATTAATGACAGCTATGCAAGTTTCAATAAATCGAAAAGATTTAAAATTTCTGCCAGATTCATCCAGAGTCATTGCACGTTTTTTATATATATCCGACGAAAGAGCAAAAGGAATTATCCAAACGGTAATGGGTATGACAGAAATCGAAGCACATTCTCTCTTAAGACCTGTCTTAAGAGATTATTCACTTCGGCATCGGAATATCAGTGCAATCTTTGAAAGGCATTTTAACAGAAACGCTCCTTTGTTTGACCAGCTAAAAATTGATCCTAATTCGCTCGATTATAACCGGAGAATGCTAATTGGTTCTTACTTTACCATGGAGTATTCCGTTGATTCCGCAGCCCTATTTAATCCTTCCATAATGGAACACCCCGATCAGTCGGAGATAAGCAAGGATGAAAAAAGGGTAATTATAAGTTTGAGGGCTACCGGAGAGGGACATATTTCGTCCATCGTATTTCGAACGGGAATTTTGGATAAACACAGCAGTCTTACCATCGAACCCATTGGAAAGATGCTGGAGGAGGCCCAGAATATCACACGGCATGTCTACGATAAAAAGTCGTTTACTAGCAAGTTGGAAGAAATGGACTTTCATTCAATTGTTCCTCCCGAAGTGATTCTCGATAAACTAAGCGATAGTTTTACTTATGAAGACCTAAAGAGAGTCGTTGAAGAAGTAAGAAGTAGTCTTCATCTTGCTGCGGATAAAGAATTGTTGATCAGCCAAATAGTTTGGTTAGCATCCTCTCATTACGAACTTCAATTTTCAATAGATACATACATATCGGAAAGGGTAATTTTTCCAGTTTCGATGAATGAAAGAAATGGTATTGAAGATGCCCGCTTCGTCAAGTTTACCGATGATAATGGGGAAACAACATACTACGCCACATACACTGCATATAATGGCAGTACAATACTGCCAAAGTTACTCTACACAACAGATTTTTATTATTTCAAAAGTTTACCAGTCCATGGTGAAATTGCTCAGAATAAGGGGATGGCGCTGTTTCCTAGAAAAATAAATGGCAAATATGCAATGCTTTGCCGGTTAGATGGGTTCAATAATTATATTGCTTTTTCGGATAACATAAACATTTGGCGTGAAGCAAAACTAATACAGCAGCCTAAATTCCCTTGGGAATTGGTACAGATTGGAAACTGTGGTTCGCCCATAGAAACAGACGAAGGATGGCTGGTGCTCACCCACGGCGTTGGCCCCATGCGCGAATACGCTATAGGGGCATCATTATTCGATCTCCAAAATCCTGAAATTGAAATAGGCCGGTTAAGCCAACCGTTATTGTCTCCCAATTCAGATGAGAGAGAAGGCTATGTGCCTAATGTTGTATATTCCTGCGGATCGATGGTCCATAATGAGAACCTAATCTTACCTTATGCCAAGTCCGATTATTCATCCACTTACGCCTCGATCAATTTAAAGGAACTGTTGAATGAATTAAAAAACTCAGGTAAGGCTTAATTAGCCTTACCGAATTCATCGTGAGCCTGTAAAACAGCCAGATAAGAAATCAAATAGGCCAGCGTGCTTTCGGCTCCCTGATTACGGTTAACACCGTTTATGTCAAAGCCATCGCAGCAGCCTTTGGTTTCAAAGTCGTAGAGGTTCACTTTCAAATCATTTTCGCCTATAAACCATAAGAAGCAAGCATACATTTTGCTGAGATACTCTTTTTCTGAAGTTAAACGAAACGCCTGATGATACATTAGAACCATTGCCATAGCATCAACCGGTTGCTGTGAGAAGATAGACCGTTCGCCATCTTTATGGTACCAATTTTCATTCCCAACAATTGATAAATTATTGTCCTTCAACGTTACTTTTGTAAGAAAATTCATCGATTCGATAGCCGCTTTTTTTACTTTTTCATCATTCAATATCTCTGCTGCATGTAAAAGCGCCAACGGTAAAAACCCATTATCATAAGCAATTACTTGCTCAAACCATTGCCAGTCGGGCGTCCTGTTTTCATTATAATGCCTTACCAGTATATTGACAAGATGCCGCAACTTCTCTATCATATTTTCATCAGAAGGGGCGCTTTTCAAATAGTAACAAATACCAATGATAGTGTTGGCGATACTTCTGATGGACTTTAACTTTTCGAAATTGGGCGTGGCATTAAAGAATATCTGCTTCCCTGCTTGGTAAAAGGCGTTATTAGGTGCATTACCCAACAGAAACCCAAGTGCCCAAATGGTACGGCCAAAAGAATCTTCGGAACCAACCTCATCCAAAAAGTTTCGGCTGAAGCTTAGAAAGTTCCGGAAAGTACCATCGGAGTTTTGCATGTAATGAATGTAACTCAAATAGATGGTAGACAATTCGAGCGCTCTTTGATTTTTCATTTGCCGGTAGTGCATAACCACCATCAGCAAAGCCCGAGCATTATCATCCATGCAATACCCTTCCTTCAAGTTAGGAATACCAAATTCAGCATGTTGTATGATGCCAGTATCATCCGTCATCCGATTGATATGGTCGAGCGAGAAGGGAGGTAGAACCAAAAGATCGAGTTCTCCTGCTGCTTGTTCAACCACTTTAGGCTCATCTTTTACGATTTGCTCAGCAGCCTCTAGGTATTTCTCTCCAGTTTTTGGCCAAGTGATGCCTAATCCATATTCGTAGGCATTTTGCTTCATCGCACTTAACTCATGAGGCTTATCAAATAGCTCTATCAGTAAAGTAGATAGACTCTTGTGATCGCCAAAATCGAACAACTTTCCTCTTTCATCGGCCAACAATTCGGCAGCATGCCAATATGGAGTAGAAACAACGCCAGCACCAATTCCTACTGCATAGGAGAGGGTGCCACTGGTTATCTGAGCTTCATTCAAATATGGCGTAATATAAATATCGCACGCATAGAGATATTTAAACAAATCTTGTTCATCCAGAAATTTGTTAAGGAATACCACATTCTTTTCCACCTGCAGGCTTTTTGCCAGTCGCATCAAGTAGATGCGGTATTCTTCGCCTGATTCGCGCAAAACATTGGGATGAGTTTTGCCCAATATAATATAGAGCACTTCAGGATATTTTTCAACAATTTCGGGCAATGCTTTGATGACTGTTTCTAGTCCTTTGTTGCGGCCAACAAAACCAAAGGTGAGCAACACCTTCCTTTTTTCGAGTTTGAACTCCTTTCGGCATTTCTCTGGACTAAACTGAATATCAGGTACGCCATGCTCGAATAGGGAGATTTTTTCCTTGGGCACATTGTAAATCTCCTCCAGAAACTCGATAGCCTTATGGCTCATAACCACTACTCTGTCAGCCATTGTGCAGATTTCCTGCATAATGCTCTTTTGGCTAAAAGAGGGAGTTTTTAGTATGGTGTGCAAGGTGACGATGAGCGGTATTTTTAGCTTATGTAATAAGGGCAGTATATATTTTCCGTCCTGTCCACCAAAAATTCCGAATTCATGCTGAAGGATGCAAACATCCGCACCACTCAAATTTATGTATTCTACGGCCTCCAGATAGTCTATTTGATTATCCTGCCTGATGACTAGTTTCACCTCGTCGGGATAATTGTATGAGAGATCGTGGTCGCTTAAGGCAACAATGAACCCTTCATTCCCTTTTTTTCTGCTGTTATCATTGTTCAATATCGACTTAAACAGGTTGTTGGTGAAGGTACCAATACCGCATTCTCGCGGAGGATAAGTGGCTATAAAAGCAAATTTCATACGCTATAGTTTATGTTCTATCTAATCTTTTTCTGCTATACGTCTCTCAGTTTGCGAGCAACTTTTTGAAGCGTTTCCTAAATGTACGATTATAGTCACGTTTTTCCTAGTTCTTTCGTAACTATTTGCCTGATGGAACAATTGATGCAACAGTCACTCTGCATTTATGAATAATTCTTGAGCGGCCAGTTGGGCCAGATACTAGTGGAGGGTATTCTACTGAAAACATCTACTAGTATACCTATTAATCAAATGACCATCGGATTAATCCAATTTCGCCCACTTCCATTTCAATTACAAGTTTACCTACACTACTCTCTATTACGTTGTAAGAAGTAACTTCATCTAATGTTAATATTTTCCCTTCCTCCGCCAATTTCCATGTCCCTGATTCTGTATTATCACAGTTATCGGAGATAACATATGATCCATCGGATTTAAAAATCCATTTTGCATTTTGGTCGCAGTCTATTCCAGCATTTACGCCGGCAATAGTCTTTGATTCTAAATTCCAATTTTTTACACTCATATTATCCTCAGTATTTTCTTTTGCACAAAATGCAAATAGAAATACAGATAGTATCCCAAAAGCGACAATTGACAAACCGCTGATCTTTTTCATAATCGTTTGTTAAAGTTCGTAACAACATTAAAAGCAAATATAAGTGTTCCGATAATCTACATATTACACACTTTTGTTTAAAAGTTACATTATTCACACGTCTTCGCAGTGGTTGAATTTCTTACATTCGTTGGCGGATAAACTCGGCTTCTCTACGTTTTCCATCCGGAGGTGGTGTGTGATTAGCCTATATTGGACGTAAAAGGAGGCCGAAATGAGCAAATTAAAAAGTATTGTATACCTTCGATTCGGCTTAGGAAATTGTCAGTATGTTGCAATAGCCCCCAGCCGGAACTTAGAGGCGCATCGTCAGTTACAATTAAAAAACGAAATAGGATGAATGTAAAAGAGCAATTAATAGGAGTTAAAGATTACTTCACCCCAAGAATAATTACTGAAGTTAATGACCAGTATGTGAAAATTGCCAAAATAAAAGGTCAGGAAGTTCCTTGGCACAATCATGACAATGAAGATGAACTTTTTTACATAATTGAAGGTGAACTTCTAATGGAAATCGACAATGAAGCCGGAATAACTATGAAAGCGGGAGATCTGTTTGTAGTTCCAAAAGGAGTTAATCATAGAGTTTCTTCAATAGACGAATGCTCAATTATGTTAATAGAAACCAAAACAACAAAACATACGGGAGAGGTTGAGTCTTCCATAACCAAATCAATTCAAGATCAGTCCTATTAAATATTAGATAAAGTAGTTACTTCTGACAAAAAAACTTTAGGAAAAAATAGTTTTCTTGCTTTTTTAAAAAACTAAAGTATCTTTGCCAACTCAACAAGAAGAAAAAATGACATTTTTAACATTACATCTCCATCATTCTCATTCTGGCCCTCAGGCGAGCTGAAAATGGTATGTGTAATAACATAATATTTCAAAACCCGTCTGAGTAAATCAGGCGGGTTTTTTGTTTCTATATCCCTTCCCCGGTTTACTCAGGCACTAAAAACCAAAATATGAGTAAACTGAAAATTGCAGTTCAAAAAAGTGGCAGACTTTACGACGATTCGTTAAAACTCCTAAAAGATTGTGGAATCGACATCAACAATGGTAAAGACCAGCTAAAGGTATCTGTCGAAAATTTCCCCTTGGAAATACTCTACCTACGCAATTCGGATATTCCACAATACATAGAGGATGGAACGGTTGATGTAGCCATTGTTGGAGATAACTTATTGATCGAAAAACAGAAGCAAGTAGCGGTAGTTGCAAAATTGGGCTTCTCGAAATGTCGCGTTTCCTTAGCCGTTCCTAAAGAGGTAACAGAGGATTCCATCAGCTATTTCAACGGAAAAAGGATTGCTACATCCTACCCCGTTACGCTTCAAGCCTACTTAGATAAAAACAACATTACAGCAGAAATACACACCATCTCGGGTTCGGTGGAGATAGCACCCAACATTGGTCTGGCCGATGGTATTTGTGACATTGTAAGTTCTGGAAGCACTTTATTCAAAAACGGGTTAAGAGAAACACAGGTAATACTAAAATCGGAAGCAGTTCTGGCAAAATCATTACAGCTTACACCCGAGAAAGAGGAGATTTTAGAGAAGTTATTGTTTCGAATTAAGGCAGTATTAAGAGCTAAAAACAGTAAATACATTCTGCTGAATGTGCCTAATGAGAAAATTGAGGCGGTATCAAAAATTCTACCCGTTTTAAAAAGCCCCACTATACTACCGCTAGCGCTAGAAGGTTGGAGTTCATTACACTCTGTTATCGACGAAAAGAAATTCTGGGAAGTAATTGATGAGCTGAAGCGAGCCGGAGCCGAAGATATTCTAATTGTACCCATCGATAAAATGGTGATATAATGAAGGCATATTACCAACCCAGCAGAGAAAAATGGGAAGAGCTAATAAAGCGCCCAGCCATTAATGAAGCGCAATTAACCCACACGGTGACCTCTATTATTAATGAGGTTAAGCAAAATGGTGACAAAGCACTCAAGGAATATGCTGCCGTTTTTGATGGTGTGCAGCTGAATAGCCTAACCGTTTCGGATGATGAAATGCAAAGCGCTATTGAGCAAGTACCGCAAGAGCTGAAAGATGCCATTCGGGTTGCTTATACCAACATTAGCACTTTTCACAAAGCACAACAACGCCAGGAGGAGGTAGTGGAAACTGCTCCTGGCGTAAAGTGCTGGAGGAAATCGGTAGCCATCGAGAAAGTAGGGTTGTATATTCCAGGGGGAAGTGCTCCATTATTCTCGACCATTTTAATGCTGGGAATACCTGCTCAAATAGCCGGCTGCAAAGAAATAGTGTTGTGTACCCCTTCCAACAAAAAAGAGGAAGTAAACCCTGCCATACTGTATACCGCCAATCTGGTTGGCATTTCGAGAATTTACAAAGTAGGCGGTGCTCAAGCAGTAGCGGCAATGGCTTTTGGAACGGAGACTATTCCTCGGGTATACAAAATATTTGGGCCGGGGAATCAATACGTAACAAAAGCAAAGGAGCTTGTTCAACAAGCAGGAGTGGCTATTGATATGCCGGCCGGACCAAGCGAGGTGCTTATAATTGCGGATGACACGTGCAACCCAGGCTTTGTAGCCGCTGATTTGTTATCGCAAGCAGAGCATGGCGCCGATAGTCAAGTGATACTATTGAGCGATAGTGAAAGCGTTGTGAAGCAATGCTTGTTAAATGTCGAAAAGCAATTAGCACTGCTACCAAGACAAGCAATTGCGTTAAATGCGCTATCCAACAGTAAGGCTATCGTAATGAAAAGTATTGAGGAATGCATCGAATTTAGTAACCGCTATGCCCCGGAGCACTTAATTATTGCATCGGAGCGTGCAAATCGAGTTGTCGATAGCGTTTACAATGCAGGTTCGGTATTCTTAGGTAATTACAGCTGCGAGTCTGCCGGCGATTATGCCAGCGGCACCAATCACACGTTGCCCACAAACGGCTTTGCGAAAGCCTACAGCGGGGTGTCGCTCGACAGCTTTGTGAAGAAAATTACCTACCAAGAGTTGAGCAAAGAAGGCATTAAGAACATTGGGAAAGCCATCGAAATTATGGCCGAAGCCGAAGAGTTGATGGCACACAAAAATGCAGTTACACTAAGACTAAAGGAGATTAATAATGGTTGATATCGAAAAATTGGTGCGTCCAAACATTCTAGCGTTGAAACCCTACTCCAGCGCTAGAGATGAGTATGCAGGTGGTGCGGGTATTTTCCTCGATGCCAATGAAAACCCTTTTGGAGAGCTGAACCGCTATCCAGATCCTCACCAGCGAGACCTTAAACACAAGTTAGCCACGCTGAAGGCCGTAAACGATAACAATATTTTTGTTGGTAACGGCAGCGACGAGGTGATTGATTTAGCCTTTCGAATATTCTGTATCCCGGGGGTGGATAAGGCGCTAACCTTCGCCCCCACTTACGGCATGTATGAGGTCTCGTCCGCCATCAATAACATTGAGCTGTTGACGATTCCGCTTACCACAGACTTTCAAATTGATGTGGAAAAGGTAAAGCTCTACTTTGCCGACAGTAGTATTAAGTTACTGTTCATTTGTTCGCCCAATAACCCAACAGGCAATTTAATGAACAAACGTGATGTTGAGTATATCCTCAAAAATTTCAATGGAATAGTTATCATCGATGAGGCTTACATCGACTTTGCCAAAGAAGCATCGCTAATAAGTTTAATAGATCAATACAACAACCTGATCGTTAGTCAGACATTCAGTAAAGCGTGGGGATTGGCAGCAGCTAGGGTTGGGTTGGCTTATGCCAACAGTGAGGTAATATCGCTCTTCAACAAAGTAAAATCGCCTTACAATGTGAGTAAAATTAACCAACAAGCGGCCATTGATGCGCTCACAAAATTTGAAGTGTATTCCGAAAGGTTAACTCTTATTTTAAAGGAAAAAGAACGATTAATCGCTCAACTTCAAGAATTAGTAATAGTAAAGAAAATCTATCCCTCTGATGCCAACTTTTTACTGCTGGAAGTAGAGCATGCCGATAGTTTATACACGGCTTTAGTCGCACAACATATTATTACCCGAAATAGAAGCAAACAGGTCGAAAACTGTATTCGAATTTCGATTGGAACACCACACGAAAACGATGAATTAGTAAAAGCGCTAAAGGATATATAATGAAATATCCAGGATCAATAACCTTAACACACACGAGGCTGATTATTTCCCGGATATTCCATATGACCGAATTAGTGAAAAGTTAAAAGATACCAGATGAAAAAAGTATTATTTATAGATAGAGATGGAACCTTGGTAATTGAACCACCGGTAGATTACCAGCTGGACAACTTAGAGAAATTAGAGTATTATCCAGGCGTTTTTCAATGGCTTGCGAGAATTGCCGCCGAGCTCGATTACGTATTGGTTATGGTAACCAATCAGGATGGATTGGG
This is a stretch of genomic DNA from Williamwhitmania taraxaci. It encodes these proteins:
- a CDS encoding CsbD family protein encodes the protein MKDANVGFWNERKEKLKLEYPNITDDDLRFSEGKEKVMVELLGYKLGKSEEEVRVIINDLK
- a CDS encoding OmpA family protein, yielding MRILFIGFIAFACWSAFSTYVYVCKVKGLCNEQQTTIVVAESHHDTKVSPPDTVKQALIPQDLVVHFAFDNSAFEANQEASQYFDESNAYMNQDSMAKLSITGYTDAIGTDKYNQALGYRRAQSMQQYFESKGISANRISIESKGEKEPITDNSTILGRADNRRSVVTLKK
- a CDS encoding glycoside hydrolase family 130 protein; protein product: MTEIEAHSLLRPVLRDYSLRHRNISAIFERHFNRNAPLFDQLKIDPNSLDYNRRMLIGSYFTMEYSVDSAALFNPSIMEHPDQSEISKDEKRVIISLRATGEGHISSIVFRTGILDKHSSLTIEPIGKMLEEAQNITRHVYDKKSFTSKLEEMDFHSIVPPEVILDKLSDSFTYEDLKRVVEEVRSSLHLAADKELLISQIVWLASSHYELQFSIDTYISERVIFPVSMNERNGIEDARFVKFTDDNGETTYYATYTAYNGSTILPKLLYTTDFYYFKSLPVHGEIAQNKGMALFPRKINGKYAMLCRLDGFNNYIAFSDNINIWREAKLIQQPKFPWELVQIGNCGSPIETDEGWLVLTHGVGPMREYAIGASLFDLQNPEIEIGRLSQPLLSPNSDEREGYVPNVVYSCGSMVHNENLILPYAKSDYSSTYASINLKELLNELKNSGKA
- a CDS encoding glycosyltransferase, which translates into the protein MKFAFIATYPPRECGIGTFTNNLFKSILNNDNSRKKGNEGFIVALSDHDLSYNYPDEVKLVIRQDNQIDYLEAVEYINLSGADVCILQHEFGIFGGQDGKYILPLLHKLKIPLIVTLHTILKTPSFSQKSIMQEICTMADRVVVMSHKAIEFLEEIYNVPKEKISLFEHGVPDIQFSPEKCRKEFKLEKRKVLLTFGFVGRNKGLETVIKALPEIVEKYPEVLYIILGKTHPNVLRESGEEYRIYLMRLAKSLQVEKNVVFLNKFLDEQDLFKYLYACDIYITPYLNEAQITSGTLSYAVGIGAGVVSTPYWHAAELLADERGKLFDFGDHKSLSTLLIELFDKPHELSAMKQNAYEYGLGITWPKTGEKYLEAAEQIVKDEPKVVEQAAGELDLLVLPPFSLDHINRMTDDTGIIQHAEFGIPNLKEGYCMDDNARALLMVVMHYRQMKNQRALELSTIYLSYIHYMQNSDGTFRNFLSFSRNFLDEVGSEDSFGRTIWALGFLLGNAPNNAFYQAGKQIFFNATPNFEKLKSIRSIANTIIGICYYLKSAPSDENMIEKLRHLVNILVRHYNENRTPDWQWFEQVIAYDNGFLPLALLHAAEILNDEKVKKAAIESMNFLTKVTLKDNNLSIVGNENWYHKDGERSIFSQQPVDAMAMVLMYHQAFRLTSEKEYLSKMYACFLWFIGENDLKVNLYDFETKGCCDGFDINGVNRNQGAESTLAYLISYLAVLQAHDEFGKAN
- a CDS encoding lipocalin family protein, translated to MKKISGLSIVAFGILSVFLFAFCAKENTEDNMSVKNWNLESKTIAGVNAGIDCDQNAKWIFKSDGSYVISDNCDNTESGTWKLAEEGKILTLDEVTSYNVIESSVGKLVIEMEVGEIGLIRWSFD
- a CDS encoding cupin domain-containing protein — encoded protein: MNVKEQLIGVKDYFTPRIITEVNDQYVKIAKIKGQEVPWHNHDNEDELFYIIEGELLMEIDNEAGITMKAGDLFVVPKGVNHRVSSIDECSIMLIETKTTKHTGEVESSITKSIQDQSY
- the hisG gene encoding ATP phosphoribosyltransferase; the protein is MSKLKIAVQKSGRLYDDSLKLLKDCGIDINNGKDQLKVSVENFPLEILYLRNSDIPQYIEDGTVDVAIVGDNLLIEKQKQVAVVAKLGFSKCRVSLAVPKEVTEDSISYFNGKRIATSYPVTLQAYLDKNNITAEIHTISGSVEIAPNIGLADGICDIVSSGSTLFKNGLRETQVILKSEAVLAKSLQLTPEKEEILEKLLFRIKAVLRAKNSKYILLNVPNEKIEAVSKILPVLKSPTILPLALEGWSSLHSVIDEKKFWEVIDELKRAGAEDILIVPIDKMVI
- the hisD gene encoding histidinol dehydrogenase, whose protein sequence is MKAYYQPSREKWEELIKRPAINEAQLTHTVTSIINEVKQNGDKALKEYAAVFDGVQLNSLTVSDDEMQSAIEQVPQELKDAIRVAYTNISTFHKAQQRQEEVVETAPGVKCWRKSVAIEKVGLYIPGGSAPLFSTILMLGIPAQIAGCKEIVLCTPSNKKEEVNPAILYTANLVGISRIYKVGGAQAVAAMAFGTETIPRVYKIFGPGNQYVTKAKELVQQAGVAIDMPAGPSEVLIIADDTCNPGFVAADLLSQAEHGADSQVILLSDSESVVKQCLLNVEKQLALLPRQAIALNALSNSKAIVMKSIEECIEFSNRYAPEHLIIASERANRVVDSVYNAGSVFLGNYSCESAGDYASGTNHTLPTNGFAKAYSGVSLDSFVKKITYQELSKEGIKNIGKAIEIMAEAEELMAHKNAVTLRLKEINNG
- the hisC gene encoding histidinol-phosphate transaminase; amino-acid sequence: MVDIEKLVRPNILALKPYSSARDEYAGGAGIFLDANENPFGELNRYPDPHQRDLKHKLATLKAVNDNNIFVGNGSDEVIDLAFRIFCIPGVDKALTFAPTYGMYEVSSAINNIELLTIPLTTDFQIDVEKVKLYFADSSIKLLFICSPNNPTGNLMNKRDVEYILKNFNGIVIIDEAYIDFAKEASLISLIDQYNNLIVSQTFSKAWGLAAARVGLAYANSEVISLFNKVKSPYNVSKINQQAAIDALTKFEVYSERLTLILKEKERLIAQLQELVIVKKIYPSDANFLLLEVEHADSLYTALVAQHIITRNRSKQVENCIRISIGTPHENDELVKALKDI